Proteins co-encoded in one Rhodococcus sp. PAMC28707 genomic window:
- a CDS encoding SDR family oxidoreductase, with amino-acid sequence MTGQLDGKVVVVSGVGPSLGRSIALRSAAAGADLVLAARTESYLLEVGKEVAELGRMAITVPTDITDEASSQALVTRAVEEFGHVDVLVNNAFAIPSMKDLAHTDPAVIRQGLELSVFATLRLSQLFTPALAASEGSIVMINSAVIRHSQPKYGGYKIAKAALLAMSETLATELGPQGIRVNTVAPGYIWGESLKGYFDHMAKKYGITSEQIYEQTAATMDLRRLPEPDEIADAVVFLASPSARAITGQCLDVNCGEYHH; translated from the coding sequence ATGACGGGACAACTCGACGGCAAAGTTGTCGTCGTCTCCGGCGTCGGACCATCCCTCGGCCGGTCGATTGCACTGCGCAGCGCCGCCGCGGGTGCCGACCTGGTGCTGGCCGCACGCACCGAAAGCTACCTTCTCGAGGTCGGCAAAGAAGTTGCCGAACTCGGCCGCATGGCGATCACCGTCCCAACCGACATCACCGACGAGGCTTCTTCCCAAGCGCTGGTCACCCGTGCAGTCGAGGAGTTCGGCCACGTCGACGTACTGGTCAACAATGCGTTCGCGATCCCGTCGATGAAAGACCTCGCCCACACCGACCCTGCCGTCATCCGGCAGGGATTGGAGCTATCGGTGTTCGCGACACTGCGGCTCTCGCAATTGTTCACCCCCGCGTTGGCGGCATCGGAGGGCTCGATCGTGATGATCAACTCTGCCGTCATTCGGCACTCCCAACCCAAGTACGGCGGTTACAAAATCGCCAAAGCCGCCTTGCTTGCCATGTCGGAAACTCTCGCAACCGAACTGGGGCCACAAGGAATTCGGGTCAATACTGTTGCTCCCGGCTACATCTGGGGCGAGTCGCTCAAAGGCTACTTCGACCACATGGCGAAGAAGTACGGCATCACCAGCGAACAGATCTACGAGCAAACTGCCGCGACAATGGACCTACGACGGCTGCCCGAACCCGACGAGATCGCCGACGCCGTCGTATTCCTCGCTTCCCCGTCGGCTCGGGCGATCACCGGCCAATGCCTCGACGTCAACTGCGGCGAATACCACCACTAG
- a CDS encoding helix-turn-helix domain-containing protein: MTSRNSPPTDRVVAVLDFMVARSDRRFGLSALARELGLSKPTCLGILTSLVGAGYLVRDPVSVTYGLGPALITAGRAAQQGFAVGPLARTHLEALSARYDTTCTASGVVGDRITILELTCPDGRQAAVKVGQVYPFAPPVGLMYVLWDTDERLDSWLGREPTLPVRMDVAHLRRVVDECRRTGYLVETLTAVGQRLHTVMAGVAAHDLPGEVRELLGEMVSGLGERVYLGAEEAGADATHEVSVIAAPTYDAQSHQSLVLTLHVGASISGESIAERGQALAAAAGAITAEVGGLAPTR; encoded by the coding sequence ATGACCAGTCGTAACTCGCCCCCCACCGACCGCGTCGTCGCGGTCCTGGACTTCATGGTTGCCAGGAGTGACCGACGGTTCGGACTCTCGGCGCTGGCACGTGAACTCGGTCTGAGCAAGCCCACCTGTCTGGGCATCCTGACCTCGCTGGTCGGCGCTGGATACCTGGTTCGCGACCCTGTTTCGGTCACCTACGGTCTCGGTCCGGCGCTGATCACCGCCGGGCGCGCGGCGCAGCAGGGGTTCGCGGTCGGCCCGCTCGCGCGCACGCACCTCGAAGCTCTCAGTGCGCGATACGACACGACGTGCACGGCTTCGGGTGTGGTCGGCGATCGCATCACCATCCTCGAGTTGACCTGTCCCGACGGGCGGCAGGCTGCCGTGAAGGTGGGGCAGGTCTATCCGTTCGCGCCGCCGGTAGGGCTCATGTACGTGCTGTGGGATACCGACGAGCGACTCGATTCTTGGCTGGGTCGTGAACCGACCCTGCCGGTCCGGATGGACGTAGCTCATCTTCGCCGCGTGGTCGACGAGTGCCGCAGAACCGGGTATCTCGTCGAGACGTTGACGGCTGTGGGGCAGCGGCTGCATACCGTCATGGCGGGTGTTGCCGCACACGATCTTCCGGGGGAGGTCCGCGAGCTCCTCGGCGAGATGGTGTCCGGCCTCGGTGAGCGGGTGTACCTGGGCGCGGAGGAGGCTGGTGCCGACGCTACGCACGAGGTCAGCGTCATCGCGGCCCCGACGTACGACGCGCAGAGTCATCAGTCGTTGGTGCTGACTCTGCATGTCGGAGCGTCGATCTCGGGCGAGAGCATTGCCGAGCGTGGGCAAGCACTCGCTGCGGCTGCCGGTGCGATCACGGCAGAAGTAGGCGGTCTTGCACCGACCCGTTGA
- the cysD gene encoding sulfate adenylyltransferase subunit CysD gives MSTSYELTHLAALEAEAVHIFREVAATAERPVLLFSGGKDSVVMLHVAAKAFWPARLPFAVMHIDTGHNFDEVLSFRDRAVEHFGVNLTVASVQDDIDSGRSIEESGPGASRNRLQTATLLRAIAENSFDAVFGGARRDEEKARAKERVFSFRDEHGQWDPRRQRPELWQLYNGRHRRGEHFRVFPLSNWTELDIWQYIEAEQIELPHIYYAHNRTVVPRAGMLLAVSRFVPVLPGEEPFEETVRFRTVGDATCTGCVQSSAADAHDVVLEVAASRMTERGATRADDRISEAGMEDRKKEGYF, from the coding sequence ATGTCGACCTCGTACGAACTCACGCACCTTGCTGCGCTCGAAGCGGAAGCCGTCCATATCTTCCGTGAAGTCGCCGCTACCGCCGAACGTCCGGTGCTGCTGTTCTCCGGCGGCAAGGACTCGGTGGTGATGCTTCATGTGGCAGCCAAAGCCTTCTGGCCCGCCAGACTCCCGTTCGCCGTCATGCACATCGACACCGGCCACAATTTCGACGAGGTCCTGTCCTTCCGCGACCGTGCGGTCGAGCATTTCGGCGTCAACCTGACCGTGGCCAGCGTGCAGGACGACATCGACTCGGGACGCTCGATCGAGGAGAGCGGGCCGGGGGCCAGTCGTAACCGACTCCAGACCGCGACACTGCTACGCGCGATCGCCGAGAACTCGTTCGACGCCGTGTTCGGTGGTGCCCGTCGGGACGAGGAGAAGGCGCGTGCGAAAGAGCGTGTCTTCAGCTTTCGCGACGAACACGGCCAGTGGGATCCGCGTCGCCAGCGCCCGGAACTGTGGCAGTTGTACAACGGCCGTCACCGGCGAGGCGAGCACTTCCGGGTGTTTCCGCTGTCGAACTGGACCGAACTCGACATCTGGCAATACATCGAGGCAGAGCAGATCGAACTCCCACACATCTACTACGCGCACAATCGCACGGTCGTGCCACGAGCCGGAATGCTCCTGGCAGTCTCGAGATTCGTACCGGTGCTGCCGGGGGAAGAACCTTTCGAGGAGACGGTCCGGTTTCGTACCGTCGGCGACGCGACCTGCACCGGGTGTGTGCAGTCCTCCGCCGCCGATGCGCACGACGTGGTACTGGAAGTCGCCGCCAGCAGAATGACCGAGCGCGGCGCGACACGGGCCGACGACCGCATATCGGAGGCCGGAATGGAAGACCGCAAGAAGGAAGGGTACTTCTGA
- the cysC gene encoding adenylyl-sulfate kinase, whose amino-acid sequence MSQLLRVATAGSVDDGKSTLIGRLLYDSKAIFEDQLEAVEKTSRERGGDTVDLALLTDGLRAEREQGITIDVAYRYFSTPRRKFIIADTPGHQQYTRNMVTGASTADLALILVDARHGILEQTKRHAFLSSLLGIRHLVLCINKMDLVDYSCARYEEIKAEFREFAMKLEVPDLTFVPMSAIDGDNVVHRTAQMPWYEGSSLLHHLEDVHVASDRNLIDARFPVQYVVRPKHSSGEHADFRGYAGTVASGVFKPGDEVVALPSGFVTRIAAVWGPGGTPVDEGFAPSAVCIELEDKVDVGRGDMLCRPNNRPLVGTELDAMVCWLAEGAQLRSDDRYVLMHTTASTPARVEKLDYRLDVNTLHRDEAAQSLSINDIGRVQIRTHNPILFDPYRRNRVTGSFLLVDESSGATVAAGMITGPTLSAAKVVWHSSRVAREERATLGATIWLTGLSASGKSTVAAELERLLVASGRPAYRLDGDNLRHGLNSDLGFDAADRTENVRRVGAVAQLIADAGVVAIACLISPYREDRDEVRKVHEKAGLPFFEVFVDTPFDVCAARDPKGMYAKAIAGEITGFTGVDDPYEAPEHPELVLAASDGDPATQAARIVELLGS is encoded by the coding sequence ATGTCGCAACTGCTTCGAGTGGCTACGGCGGGAAGCGTCGACGACGGCAAATCGACACTCATCGGTCGGCTCCTCTACGACTCGAAGGCGATCTTCGAGGATCAGTTGGAGGCCGTGGAGAAGACCAGTCGTGAACGCGGCGGCGACACAGTCGATCTCGCACTGCTCACCGACGGGCTGCGCGCCGAGCGGGAACAAGGCATCACGATCGACGTCGCGTATCGCTACTTCTCCACGCCGAGAAGAAAATTCATCATCGCCGATACGCCGGGGCACCAGCAGTACACCAGAAACATGGTCACCGGAGCATCAACCGCCGATCTTGCGCTGATACTCGTCGATGCACGTCACGGGATCCTCGAACAGACGAAGCGACATGCGTTTCTCTCGTCGTTGCTCGGTATCCGACATCTCGTGTTGTGCATCAACAAGATGGATCTCGTCGACTATTCGTGCGCCCGGTACGAAGAGATCAAAGCGGAGTTCCGCGAATTCGCGATGAAACTCGAAGTACCCGACCTCACGTTCGTACCGATGTCGGCCATCGACGGAGACAACGTCGTCCATCGCACCGCGCAGATGCCCTGGTACGAGGGGAGCTCGCTTCTGCACCACCTCGAGGACGTCCACGTTGCCTCCGACCGTAACCTCATCGACGCCCGATTCCCGGTCCAATATGTAGTTCGGCCGAAACACAGCTCCGGTGAACATGCCGACTTCCGGGGGTACGCAGGCACCGTCGCCAGCGGAGTGTTCAAACCCGGGGACGAAGTCGTAGCGCTCCCATCCGGATTCGTCACCAGAATCGCAGCGGTGTGGGGACCGGGTGGAACGCCGGTCGACGAGGGGTTCGCCCCCTCGGCGGTATGTATCGAACTCGAGGACAAGGTCGACGTCGGGCGCGGGGACATGTTGTGCCGTCCCAACAATCGTCCGCTCGTCGGAACAGAGCTCGATGCCATGGTCTGTTGGCTCGCAGAGGGCGCACAGTTGCGCAGTGACGACCGGTACGTGCTGATGCACACCACGGCGTCGACACCAGCGCGGGTGGAAAAACTGGACTACCGGCTCGACGTCAATACTCTGCATCGTGACGAAGCTGCACAATCGTTGAGTATCAACGACATCGGCCGAGTGCAGATCCGAACCCACAATCCGATCCTGTTCGATCCGTACCGACGTAACCGAGTCACCGGCAGCTTCCTGCTCGTCGACGAGTCGTCCGGAGCCACGGTTGCCGCCGGGATGATCACCGGCCCCACGTTGTCGGCAGCGAAAGTTGTCTGGCATTCGTCCCGTGTCGCCCGGGAGGAACGTGCAACGCTCGGCGCCACGATCTGGTTGACGGGCTTGTCGGCTTCGGGAAAGTCCACGGTGGCAGCGGAACTGGAACGTTTGCTGGTGGCGTCGGGACGGCCGGCGTATAGGTTGGATGGAGACAACCTGCGTCACGGGCTCAATTCCGATTTAGGGTTCGATGCAGCCGACCGTACCGAGAACGTACGGCGGGTGGGGGCTGTCGCCCAACTGATTGCCGACGCCGGGGTGGTCGCGATCGCCTGTCTCATCAGCCCGTACCGCGAAGACCGTGACGAGGTGCGGAAGGTGCACGAGAAGGCCGGACTGCCCTTCTTCGAGGTGTTCGTCGACACTCCGTTCGACGTCTGCGCAGCGCGCGACCCGAAAGGTATGTACGCCAAAGCTATCGCTGGTGAGATCACCGGCTTCACCGGGGTAGACGACCCTTACGAAGCTCCCGAGCACCCCGAATTGGTGTTGGCGGCCTCTGACGGTGATCCGGCAACACAGGCCGCTCGGATTGTGGAATTGTTGGGATCGTGA
- a CDS encoding 3'(2'),5'-bisphosphate nucleotidase CysQ, with translation MSALYSAEDDARFAADLAESAGRLLLDIREREGRTTQGRELGRIGDTEADALILGRLAGERPGDAVLSEESADDLRRLDATRVWIIDPLDGSREYGIEGRADWAVHVGLWEKDQGMTASAVAQPALGVVYSTADVTGPPPQSGRPTLVVSDSRPPYYMDDLARAVDADVVTMGSAGAKAMAVVRGEVDAYVHSGGQWEWDSAAPVGVALAAGLHCSRIDGTPLRYNQSHPYLPDLLICRQELAQPLLAGIATYATRQVDSGRVAMAREYIKALLSHDATKVRLADGCRRVENGQHTGDTGAFIRDELENGAQYKPIIGIGEVEIREWGTSVVARFPLEFDGGMSVAVTEHFDIPAGDIVAITAIIEPVG, from the coding sequence GTGAGCGCCCTGTACTCGGCCGAAGACGATGCCCGATTCGCCGCCGACCTCGCCGAGTCGGCAGGCCGATTGCTGCTCGACATTCGCGAACGCGAAGGACGAACGACCCAGGGGCGGGAACTCGGCAGGATCGGCGACACCGAAGCCGACGCGCTGATCCTTGGCCGATTGGCAGGCGAACGCCCCGGCGATGCAGTGCTTTCCGAGGAGTCGGCCGATGATCTCCGCAGGTTGGATGCGACCCGTGTCTGGATCATCGACCCACTCGACGGTTCCCGCGAATACGGTATCGAGGGTCGAGCCGACTGGGCAGTACACGTGGGCCTGTGGGAAAAAGACCAGGGGATGACAGCGTCGGCAGTTGCCCAGCCTGCGCTGGGCGTCGTCTACTCGACGGCCGATGTCACCGGCCCGCCGCCGCAGTCCGGTAGGCCCACGCTTGTGGTCAGTGACTCTCGGCCGCCCTACTACATGGACGATCTCGCGCGCGCGGTCGATGCCGACGTCGTGACCATGGGTTCGGCAGGTGCCAAAGCCATGGCAGTCGTGCGCGGGGAGGTCGACGCCTACGTGCATTCCGGTGGCCAATGGGAGTGGGACTCGGCAGCGCCCGTCGGCGTCGCACTCGCAGCGGGTTTGCATTGCTCCCGTATCGACGGGACACCGTTGCGGTACAACCAGTCCCACCCGTATCTTCCGGACTTGCTGATCTGCAGGCAGGAACTCGCGCAACCGCTCCTGGCTGGAATTGCCACCTATGCCACGCGCCAGGTGGATTCCGGTCGCGTCGCGATGGCACGTGAATACATCAAGGCCCTGCTCAGTCACGATGCCACCAAGGTCCGTCTCGCCGACGGGTGTCGCCGTGTGGAGAACGGACAGCATACCGGTGACACCGGAGCGTTCATCAGGGACGAACTCGAGAACGGCGCCCAGTACAAGCCGATCATCGGCATCGGCGAGGTAGAGATCCGCGAATGGGGAACCAGCGTCGTGGCACGTTTCCCGCTCGAGTTCGACGGCGGTATGTCGGTGGCAGTGACTGAGCATTTCGACATTCCGGCCGGCGATATCGTGGCCATCACCGCGATCATCGAACCGGTAGGTTAA
- a CDS encoding phosphoketolase family protein — translation MHVDERTRVTDHGYSSEDLDLDLRWWAAANYLTVAQIYLKDNTLLREPLTAAHIKPRLLGHWGTSPCLSMIYTLLNRNIKNTGADWLYVTGPGHGGPALVASTYLEGTYSEIYPHISRDTEGVHRLCRQFSSPGGIPSHVSVQTPGSIHEGGELGYALVHAGGAAFDRPDLMVACVIGDGEAETGPLAGSWKLPAFLNPRRDGAVLPILNLNGAKIAGPTVFGRSKDEDIVDFLHGQGWDPVVVSGDDPRLVFPALEEAIRNSHSKIRAIQDAARSGGAPAQVRWPAIILRTPKGWTGPHSVDGVLVEGTFRAHQVPLSGVRSNPAHLAQLESWMRSYEPEALFDADGALVPELAALAPSGDKRMGSTPYANGGRLLQPLRIPPLEKYEIAIESPGAGFHETTRVLGELMRDIYADNKRPDGGGNFRLFCPDETSSNRLAAVFEETDRCWQLPTEEWDDHLSADGRVMEVLSEHLCEGWLEAYVLAGGHGVFASYEAFAMVSVSMMIQHVKWLQHAADLPWREPVASLNVLLTSTCWRNDHNGFSHQGPGMIDAVIPLSPAVVRIWLPPDSNTLLSISDHCLRSRDHVNLIVVDKQPHLQYLTLEQANAHCAAGASIWEWAGTETDSDGAPNEPDIVLAAAGDVPTQEVLAAAEILREWVPYLRVRMVNVVDLMALMTPDAHPHGFPEDKFVGLFTADTDVVFAFHGYPRAVHELLHGRTGAGRFHVRGFNEQGTTTTPFDMVVLNKMSRYHLVLEALRRSRRVPENGSELEKFCTAQLVRHASYIVEHLEDMPEVTDWTYSAR, via the coding sequence ATGCACGTAGACGAAAGGACCCGCGTGACCGATCATGGCTATTCGAGCGAAGATCTGGACCTCGATCTGAGGTGGTGGGCAGCTGCCAACTACCTGACCGTGGCCCAGATCTATCTGAAGGACAACACGTTGCTGCGTGAGCCCCTCACCGCGGCGCACATCAAGCCGCGTTTGCTGGGGCACTGGGGGACCAGCCCGTGCCTGTCGATGATTTACACCTTGCTCAACCGAAACATCAAGAACACCGGCGCGGACTGGCTGTACGTGACGGGCCCCGGCCACGGCGGGCCGGCACTCGTCGCGTCGACCTATCTCGAGGGGACGTACTCGGAGATCTATCCGCATATCTCGCGGGACACCGAGGGTGTGCACCGTCTGTGTCGTCAGTTCTCCTCGCCCGGTGGCATTCCCAGTCATGTGAGTGTGCAGACGCCGGGCAGCATCCACGAGGGCGGCGAGCTCGGGTATGCGCTCGTACATGCCGGTGGTGCCGCGTTCGACCGGCCGGATCTGATGGTGGCGTGTGTGATCGGCGACGGTGAGGCCGAGACCGGACCTCTCGCAGGCTCGTGGAAGTTGCCGGCGTTTCTCAACCCGCGCCGCGACGGTGCCGTGCTGCCGATTCTGAATCTCAACGGAGCAAAAATTGCAGGGCCCACGGTATTCGGACGCAGCAAAGACGAGGACATCGTCGACTTTCTGCACGGGCAGGGCTGGGACCCGGTCGTCGTTTCCGGTGATGATCCCCGCCTTGTTTTTCCAGCCCTCGAAGAAGCAATACGAAACTCGCACAGCAAAATTCGCGCCATTCAAGATGCAGCACGGTCAGGCGGTGCCCCCGCCCAGGTGCGCTGGCCGGCCATCATCCTGCGCACCCCGAAGGGGTGGACAGGGCCGCACAGCGTCGACGGGGTCCTGGTAGAGGGGACCTTCCGGGCTCACCAGGTGCCGCTGTCAGGAGTACGGAGCAACCCCGCACATCTGGCGCAGCTCGAATCCTGGATGCGCTCGTACGAGCCGGAGGCGCTCTTCGACGCCGACGGCGCTCTCGTTCCCGAACTCGCTGCGTTGGCACCGTCGGGGGACAAGAGAATGGGATCGACGCCGTACGCCAACGGTGGCAGACTCCTTCAGCCTCTTCGGATTCCGCCGCTCGAGAAGTACGAGATCGCGATCGAGTCACCCGGAGCAGGGTTCCACGAGACGACCCGGGTCCTCGGCGAACTCATGCGCGACATCTACGCCGACAACAAACGCCCCGACGGCGGTGGCAACTTCCGGCTGTTCTGCCCGGACGAGACGTCGAGCAATCGGCTGGCGGCGGTGTTCGAGGAGACCGATCGATGCTGGCAGCTGCCGACCGAGGAGTGGGACGACCATCTTTCGGCGGACGGCCGCGTCATGGAGGTGCTCAGTGAGCACCTGTGCGAGGGATGGTTGGAGGCATACGTTCTCGCAGGCGGGCATGGCGTCTTCGCCAGCTACGAGGCGTTCGCGATGGTAAGCGTGTCGATGATGATCCAGCACGTGAAATGGCTCCAACATGCCGCCGACCTGCCCTGGCGTGAACCCGTCGCGTCACTGAACGTCCTGTTGACCAGTACGTGCTGGCGAAATGACCACAACGGGTTCTCTCACCAAGGCCCAGGAATGATCGACGCCGTCATCCCGCTCTCACCCGCGGTCGTTCGAATCTGGCTGCCGCCGGACTCCAACACGTTGCTGTCGATCTCCGATCACTGCCTGCGCAGTCGTGATCACGTCAACCTGATCGTCGTCGACAAACAGCCCCATCTTCAGTATCTGACGCTCGAGCAGGCCAACGCACATTGCGCGGCGGGAGCGTCGATCTGGGAATGGGCGGGAACCGAAACCGACTCCGACGGCGCCCCGAACGAGCCCGACATCGTCCTCGCCGCGGCAGGGGACGTTCCCACGCAGGAGGTACTTGCGGCCGCGGAGATCTTGCGGGAATGGGTTCCGTACCTGCGTGTTCGGATGGTCAACGTCGTCGATCTGATGGCATTGATGACTCCGGATGCGCATCCGCACGGCTTCCCGGAGGACAAGTTCGTGGGTCTGTTCACCGCAGACACCGATGTCGTATTCGCATTCCATGGCTACCCACGTGCAGTCCACGAGCTACTGCACGGCCGCACCGGCGCGGGTCGCTTCCACGTCCGCGGGTTCAACGAGCAGGGCACCACCACAACGCCGTTCGACATGGTGGTGCTCAACAAGATGAGTCGGTATCACCTCGTGCTCGAGGCGCTACGGCGATCGCGTCGAGTGCCAGAAAATGGCAGTGAGCTCGAGAAATTCTGCACTGCGCAATTGGTTCGGCACGCGAGCTACATCGTCGAGCACCTCGAGGATATGCCCGAGGTGACCGACTGGACGTATTCCGCGCGCTGA
- a CDS encoding DUF305 domain-containing protein has product MTSVEERPRAVRSQKTALLILGIVAAIAVGFALGFLARTTFLGGDDSVPAADSVDVGFAQDMSVHHNQAIDMSAVALTNAEDQRVKTLAFDMLTSQQNQVGQMQGWLAVWDRSPVGPDGYMGWMSGDEHGHSMASMTPAESGSMAAMPGMATNEELAALRKATGPAVDVMFLQLMLRHHQGGLAMMEYAADHAETPALVRLAQSMISTQEGEATLMKQMLAERGSEPLPFN; this is encoded by the coding sequence ATGACGTCGGTGGAGGAGCGGCCCCGGGCCGTACGGAGCCAGAAGACGGCGTTGCTGATTCTCGGCATCGTCGCCGCGATTGCGGTCGGTTTCGCACTCGGCTTCCTCGCACGCACTACGTTTCTCGGCGGCGACGACTCGGTTCCTGCCGCCGACTCGGTCGATGTCGGTTTCGCGCAGGACATGTCGGTCCATCACAACCAGGCAATAGACATGTCCGCTGTCGCGTTGACCAACGCCGAGGATCAGCGCGTGAAGACTTTGGCGTTCGACATGCTGACTTCCCAGCAAAACCAGGTCGGTCAGATGCAGGGCTGGCTCGCGGTCTGGGACCGCTCCCCCGTGGGACCGGACGGCTACATGGGCTGGATGTCCGGTGACGAGCACGGCCATTCGATGGCATCGATGACGCCGGCTGAATCAGGCTCGATGGCTGCCATGCCCGGCATGGCAACCAACGAAGAGCTAGCCGCATTGCGGAAGGCAACCGGCCCGGCCGTCGACGTGATGTTCCTGCAGTTGATGCTGCGGCACCATCAGGGCGGGCTTGCGATGATGGAATACGCCGCAGATCACGCCGAAACGCCTGCGCTGGTGCGGCTCGCGCAGTCGATGATCTCGACGCAGGAAGGTGAAGCCACGCTCATGAAGCAGATGCTCGCCGAGCGTGGCTCCGAACCACTTCCTTTCAATTAG
- a CDS encoding DUF3105 domain-containing protein, with protein MPTGEESGGQGNKSAAKANKAIKGAKKQKNRGIPSVKGGLAKSGPQVPWLTIGAVVVVVGLVAILAVNLFPKYQDQAEAQKFAPSESNQDPSSSIADVVKMDYPAALHVSPEQRVAYDQLPPFGGPHDAVWATCTGVVYPEAIRTENAVHGLEHGAVWVTYNPDELSEDEISQLAGKVDGESYMMMSPYPGMDTPVSLQSWGHQLKLDSVDDERIGQFIAALRLNRYAYPEVGASCATIPGSFDPDNPPPFDPSAPGAEAVPMDGAGITPDASEMSGAGAGTAGLPADLQLPSDLQLPPELQQQAPTP; from the coding sequence ATGCCCACGGGTGAAGAGAGCGGCGGTCAGGGCAATAAGTCGGCCGCCAAAGCCAACAAGGCCATCAAAGGCGCAAAGAAGCAGAAGAACAGAGGCATACCATCCGTCAAAGGCGGATTGGCCAAGAGTGGACCGCAGGTTCCCTGGCTGACCATCGGTGCCGTGGTTGTCGTCGTCGGCCTGGTCGCAATCCTGGCCGTCAACCTCTTCCCCAAGTATCAGGACCAGGCCGAGGCGCAGAAGTTCGCGCCGAGCGAAAGCAACCAGGACCCCTCATCGTCGATCGCCGATGTAGTGAAGATGGATTACCCCGCTGCGCTGCACGTCTCTCCCGAGCAACGCGTCGCATACGACCAGCTGCCGCCGTTCGGTGGTCCGCACGATGCGGTGTGGGCCACCTGCACCGGCGTCGTCTATCCGGAAGCCATCCGCACAGAGAACGCAGTGCACGGCCTCGAGCACGGTGCCGTCTGGGTCACATACAACCCCGATGAACTCAGCGAGGACGAAATCTCCCAGCTGGCCGGCAAGGTGGACGGCGAGTCGTACATGATGATGTCGCCGTATCCAGGGATGGATACGCCGGTCTCTTTGCAGTCGTGGGGCCACCAGCTCAAGTTGGACAGTGTCGACGACGAGCGGATCGGCCAGTTCATCGCAGCGCTGCGTCTGAACCGTTACGCATACCCGGAGGTCGGCGCGAGCTGCGCGACCATTCCAGGTTCGTTCGATCCTGACAACCCACCGCCGTTCGATCCGTCGGCGCCCGGCGCTGAGGCTGTGCCGATGGATGGTGCAGGGATCACTCCGGACGCGAGTGAGATGTCGGGTGCGGGTGCAGGCACCGCCGGTCTACCGGCTGATCTGCAGCTTCCGAGCGATCTACAGCTGCCACCCGAACTGCAGCAGCAGGCTCCGACACCATGA